A single window of Periophthalmus magnuspinnatus isolate fPerMag1 chromosome 9, fPerMag1.2.pri, whole genome shotgun sequence DNA harbors:
- the fzd10 gene encoding frizzled-10: MCCAKLRLLSALLLMLRSSWGSAISSIDPDWSGEGRCQHISISQCKDIGYNMTRMPNLMGHDDQKEAAIKLQEFATLIQYGCHSHLKFFLCSLFAPMCTEQVSNPIPACRAMCEQVKLKCFPVLEQFDIPWPESLDCSRLPTQNDPNNLCMEAPNNGSDEPPKVSHTQPPDFRPQRPIGGQDMHLKDSGGKPSCPNPGKFHYVEKSESCAPKCYPRVDVYWSQGDKQFSLVWMAIWSILCFVSSAFTVLTFLIDPQRFKYPERPIIFLSMSYCVYSVGYLIRLFVGADRIACDRDNGVQYIIQEGLESTGCTIVFLILYYFGMASSLWWVILTLTWFLAAGKKWGHEAIEANSSYFHLAAWAIPAVKTIMILVMRKVAGDELTGVCYVGSMDVKALTGFVLIPLSCYLIIGTSFLLSGFVALFHIRKIMKTEGENTDKLEKLMVRIGVFSVLYTVPATCVIACYFYERLNMDYWSVLADGRKCMNSTGPDSNECVMKSSIPAVEIFMVKIFMLLVVGITSGMWIWTSKTLQSWQNVFSRKLKRTRRKAAPSTVFTSSRPYIKPHQSLKGHNTKYEPTRQPPTCV, encoded by the coding sequence ATGTGCTGTGCAAAACTCCGTCTCCTCTCCGCACTGCTGCTGATGTTGCGCAGCAGCTGGGGCTCTGCTATCAGCTCCATAGACCCGGACTGGTCAGGGGAGGGCAGATGTCAACATATAAGCATCTCCCAGTGTAAAGACATTGGCTACAACATGACTCGCATGCCTAATCTAATGGGACACGATGACCAGAAAGAGGCAGCTATAAAACTACAGGAGTTTGCCACATTGATTCAGTATGGATGTCACAGTCATCTCAAGTTTTTCCTCTGCTCACTATTTGCCCCTATGTGCACGGAACAAGTGTCTAATCCCATTCCTGCCTGCAGAGCCATGTGTGAACAAGTCAAACTCAAATGTTTTCCAGTTTTGGAGCAATTTGACATCCCATGGCCAGAATCGTTGGACTGTTCTCGCCTGCCAACCCAAAACGACCCCAATAACCTCTGCATGGAAGCTCCAAACAACGGCTCAGATGAACCCCCAAAAGTGTCCCATACGCAGCCTCCAGACTTCAGACCACAGCGTCCTATCGGTGGTCAGGACATGCATTTAAAGGACAGTGGTGGCAAACCTTCATGCCCTAACCCGGGCAAGTTCCACTATGTTGAGAAAAGTGAATCGTGTGCCCCCAAATGCTACCCGAGAGTGGATGTCTACTGGAGCCAGGGTGACAAGCAGTTCTCCCTGGTGTGGATGGCCATTTGGTCCATCCTGTGCTTTGTCTCCAGTGCATTCACAGTGCTAACTTTCCTTATTGACCCACAGCGCTTCAAATACCCCGAGAGGCCCATAATTTTTCTCTCCATGTCCTATTGCGTCTACTCTGTGGGCTACCTCATTCGCCTTTTTGTGGGCGCTGACAGAATAGCCTGCGACCGAGACAATGGTGTACAGTATATCATCCAGGAGGGCCTAGAAAGCACGGGCTGTACCATTGTATTCCTCATCCTGTATTACTTTGGCATGGCCAGCTCTCTGTGGTGGGTCATCCTCACCTTAACATGGTTCTTAGCTGCGGGTAAAAAGTGGGGTCATGAAGCCATTGAAGCCAACAGTAGCTACTTTCACTTGGCAGCTTGGGCTATTCCAGCAGTAAAGACTATTATGATTTTAGTTATGCGCAAAGTGGCTGGAGATGAGCTCACGGGGGTTTGTTACGTGGGTAGTATGGATGTCAAAGCACTAACAGGTTTCGTGCTTATTCCTTTATCATGCTACTTAATTATTGGCACTTCTTTTCTTCTGTCTGGTTTCGTTGCCTTATTTCACATCCGCAAGATTATGAAAACCGAAGGAGAGAACACAGACAAACTTGAAAAACTCATGGTTCGAATTGGAGTATTTTCGGTTCTTTACACTGTACCAGCCACTTGCGTCATCGCCTGCTACTTCTACGAACGCCTCAACATGGACTATTGGAGCGTGTTGGCCGACGGCAGAAAATGCATGAACAGCACTGGCCCTGATTCAAATGAGTGTGTCATGAAATCGTCTATTCCAGCTGTGGAGATTTTCATGGTGAAGATCTTTATGTTGCTGGTGGTGGGCATTACCAGTGGGATGTGGATCTGGACTTCCAAAACGCTGCAATCGTggcaaaacgtcttcagtcGGAAATtgaagaggacgaggaggaaggCTGCCCCAAGTACTGTGTTCACAAGCAGCAGACCCTATATCAAACCCCACCAGTCGCTTAAAGGgcacaacacaaaatatgagCCCACCCGGCAACCCCCCACGTGTGTTTGA